Genomic DNA from Arthrobacter sp. B1I2:
CAGAGTCCGCCGGCGGATTCGAAGATGACCCGCTTGCCGTCCGTGGCGGCATGCCGGATGTAGAAGTCCTGGTGGTCGGTGTGGCGGCGCAGGTCCTTTCCGTTGGGAAGGACCGAGTACAGGTTGCCGTAGCCCTCGTGATCGGACAGGAAGGCGATCCGCCCGTCCACCCACAGGGGATCGGTGAGGTTGCCGTCCAGGTCCGGCAGCAGGCGCTCAAACTCACCGTTGCCGTCGCGGTCGATCCACAGCTTTCCGGCGGTACCGCCGCGGTACCGCTTCCACCACGCCGGTTCGCGGGACAACACGCTCGCCAGCACCACGGGGCGTTCATCGCCCACTTCGGGACCGAAGGCAACGGACTCCACCGGTCCGTAGGGGAGCTCCTGCGCCCAGCCACCTTCGAGGGGGACGCTGTAGGCGTGGGTGTGCCGGCTTTCGGCCTGGCGGAAGGCGCTGGTGACCAGCACGGATCCGCCGCTGGTGAATCCCTTGACCTTTGTGGTGCCGTGGCCAAAGTAGGTGAGCTGCCGGTACCCGCCGCCGTCGACCTGTGCCGACACAACTTCCGGAGCCGTTCCCTGCACCACTGTCCACACCAGGCGCTTGCCGTCCGGGGTGAAACGCGGGTTGCGGGCAGGAAGCTGGAGCGACGAGACACGCCAGGCCCGGCCGCCGTCCAGGGGCGCAATCCACACGTCATCCTCGGCCACGAAAGTGACCAGATCGCCGTGCAAATGCGGGAAACGGAAGTAGCTCGAAGAGGTCATCGTTCGATCATAGTCAACCCCTTCCCTGCGCCGCGGGAGGCACACAACCCGCGCTGCCATGGTGAGATGGACCATGCATATCGTCATGGCCGGCGCCTCCGGGCTCCTCGGCACCTCCATGTCCGCAGCCTTCCGCAGCGCCGGCCACTCGGTGGTGACCCTGGTCCGCCGGCCGCCCGCCAACGCCGCCGAAATCCGCTGGGACCCGGCGGCCGGCGTCCTGGATCCCGGCGCGCTTGCCGGCGCCGACGCCGTCGTCAACCTTTCCGGTGCCGGCATCGGGGACAAACCCTGGACGCGGAAGCGGGTGGAGGAGCTGTTCAGTTCCCGGCTGGGACCGACCAGGACGCTGGTGCAGGCCATGGAGCAACTGGATACGCCGCCGGCAACGTTCATCAGCCAGTCAGGTTCAAACTACTACGGCGATGCGGGCAATACGGTCCTGCGGGAGGACGCACCGCGAGGCACCGGAACCCTGGCGCAGATCTGCGTTGAGTGGGAGCAGACTGCCCTGATGGCGCCGGCAGGGGTACGCGTTGTGACACCCCGGACCGGAGTGGTGTTCAGCCGTTCCGGTGGCGCACTGGGAAAGCTGCTCCCGCTGCTGCGCCTGGGCGTTGGCGGTCCGTTCGGCAACGGCCGCCAGTTCTGGCCCTGGGTGACGCTTCCGGACGTTTCCGCCGCCTTCCTGTTCCTCCTCGAGTCCCCGGTCTCCGGCCCGGTCAACGTGGCTGCGCTGGAGCAGTCGGACGTCAACACCATCGTTTCAGCACTGGGCCACGCCGTGCACCGCCCCGCGGTACTGCGGGTGCCGGCGCCTGTGCTGCGCACCCTGATGCCCGGCCTCGCCGAGGAGCTTCTGCTTTCAAGCCAGCGGATGGAGCCGGCGATCCTGTCATCTGCCGGGTTCCAGTGGCAGCACGGACGCTTGGCAGACGCTGTCCGCTGGGTAACCCGCAAGGAAGGCTCCGCTTAGCCGGACCCGTGGACCGCAAGGATGTCGCTGACCCGCCACTGGCCATCCACCGACACCAGGACCAGCCGAAGCGGCTGTGGCCGGCTGGGAGCCCCGGCACCCAGCACAGCACCGTCCGTGTCTACCATCTGGTAGCCGGTGGTGGCTGACACTACCCGTACCACCGCGTTGACCGGCGTTGCGCCTTCCTCCACTGCCACCTCGGACAGGGTGCTGCGGAATCCGGCAAGGCGGTGCCCGGAGGGGCGGAGCGGGCCGGCGGTGCGCTCGTCAGCGGCAGCTGCAGAGGAACCGGGGGCGTTCACGTCCGCCAGCAGCTCCAGGCTGCCGCTGCTGAAGGCATGATCCCGCAAGGCCGCCAGGCCTTGTACGGCTACGACGGGATCAGCTGCCCGCGCCCGCTTTCGTGCTTCGTCAACAGGAACCTCCCCTCCCGTCCCACCGCCGGCAACGGCCACCGATGGGTCGATGGAAACCGGCGGCGACCCGGTTGCAGCGTTCCCGGGCCACAGCCCCTGCCCGGGGGCCGCCGAGAGCCACCAAATTCCGGCTGCGGCTGCGGCAACGGCCGGCAGGACGGCATGAAGCAGCACCCTCCTCCCGTAGGTAACAGCAGGCCCGTCCACGTGTTTCCCGCGGGACGCCGCCGTGGTTTCTGCTTGCGGCAGGGTTCTTTTCCACGCTGGTGCCGGCTGCTGGGACCAGCGGGACGTTGCCGCCCGGCGGCGCAGGCTTTGGAGTCTCATCCTGACGCCGTTGCCTTTCGACGCAGCGGGAACGTGACGCCGCGTCAACAGCTCGGGCATGACGGTGGGATGGACGGCATCGGAGAGGTCCACGGGCTGCGGTTCCGCGCTGCGATAAACGGCTGCGGGCCAGCGCCAGCGCGTCAGGGCGCAGCCGCCGGTCCTCGTTCAGTCCTGCTTCCAGGGCGGCCGCGAGCTCTTTGGGGACGCCGGGAACCAGGAGGGACAACGGCGGTCGGTCGGAGGTGCGCCCGGGCGCTTCCCCTGTGAGGCAGAACCAGCCCAGGGCAGCTGCCGAGTAAACGTCGCGTCCCGGCTGGAGGCCGGCGCGGACGGCATCAACCGGTGACGGATCCAGGAAACCGCCCGTTCCGGCGGTGCCCGCGCCATCCGGGTCGCCGAGCATCCTCGCAACACCAAGGTCGGACAACATGGGTTTCCCCTGCCCGGTGAACAGCACGTTCCCCGGGGAGACATCCGAGTGCGTGAACCCTTTCCCGTGCAGGTAGCCCAGGGCCTGGGCGATGGGCGTCAGGACTGTGACTGTCTCCCCCACGCTGAGCCTGCCCCGTACCGCCACCAGCTGTGCCAGGGAGCCGCCGGCGGCGTAGTCCATGGTCAAGGCTGCCCCGCTGCCGGAGCCCGCCACGCGCACCGCGTCGTGGGCCCTGATGAGGTGCTGGTGGTCCAGGACGGACAGGATCCGGATCTCCCGCCGCACGTCCTCCTCACTGATGACTGCGTCACTTATGACTGCGCCGCCGGCCGTCGTGCTGCCCGGGGTGCGGAAGCACTTGAGCGCGAATTCCCTGCCGGTCCGTTGGTCCCTGGCCAGCCACACGTCGGCGCTGCCGCCCCGGCCAAGCAACCGGCCGATGTCGTAGCCGGCAACCTCCGGCACCTGTGCAACATCCATAGTCCATGTCTAGCCGAGATCGGGCTGCGCTGCAGAAGTTATCCACAGCCTTGGCTGCTGCGGTCATTAACGGTGGCCCCGGTGAGATTGGACACTAAAACAGGGCGGCGCGGCTGCGGGGTCTAAGCTGGATGCCATGACTCTTGAGTTTTCACAGCTGGGTCTTGCCCCTGACTTCATTGGTTACATGGAAGGCTGGGATGCCCAGCGCGAACTCCATGAGAAGGTTGTCGCCGGGGATGCCCCCAGCACTGTCCTGCTCCTGGAGCACGCCGCCGTCTACACGGCAGGCAAGCTTACCGAGGACCATGAGCGGCCCTCTGACGGTACGCCGGTCGTCCCGGTGGACCGCGGGGGCAAGCTCACCTGGCATGGGCCCGGCCAGCTGGTTGCCTACCCCATCCTGAAGCTGAAGAACCGCGCCGGAATCCGGGATTACGTGGATCGCCTTGAAGAGATCATGATCACCGTCATGGCGGACTACGGCATCAAGGCCGAACGCATCAAGGGGCGCGCAGGCGTGTGGATCAAGGCTGACTCCAAAGGGCCCGACCGCAAGATCGCTGCTATCGGCATCCGCGTCCTGAACGGCGTCACCATGCACGGCATCGCCATTAACTGCAGCAATGACCTGGCGCCCTACGGCCAGATCATTGCCTGCGGCATCACCGACGCGGGAGTGACCAGCATGTCCCTGGAGACGGGCCGGGAGATCCGGCCCGCGGATATCGCGGACCGGGTCGTGGAGGAATTCCGCAAACATGAAGAAGCATTGGTTTCGAGCCCTGAAGGAGCTCTACTGTGACATTGGCACCTGAAGGCCGGAAGATGCTGCGGATCGAGCAGCGCAACGCTGCGGTCCCGGTGGAGCGCAAACCGGAATGGATCAAGGCCAAGGTCCAGATGGGCCCGGAGTTCGTCGGGCTGAAGAACCTGGTGAAAAAGGAAGGCCTGCACACCGTCTGCGAAGAAGCCGGCTGCCCCAACATCTTTGAGTGCTGGGAAGACAAGGAAGCCACGTTCCTGATCGGCGGCTCCGAATGCACCCGCCGGTGCGACTTCTGCCAGATCGACACCGGCAAGCCCTCACCCCTGGACCGGTTCGAACCCACGAAGGTGGCCCGCTCCGTCCAAGCGATGCAGCTGCGCTACGCCACCGTCACCGGTGTGGCCCGCGACGACCTCGAAGACGAGGGCGTCTGGCTCTACGCCGAAACGGTCCGCAAGATCCACGAACTGAACCCCGGCACCGGCGTGGAACTGCTGATCCCGGACTTCTCCGGCAAACCCGACCACATCAAGGCGATCTGCGACTCCGCCCCCGAAGTCTTCGCGCACAACGTCGAAACCGTCCCCAGGATCTTCAAGCGGATCCGCCCCGCGTTCCGCTACGAACGCTCCCTGGACGTCATCACCCAGGGCCGGAACCTGGGCATGGTCACCAAGTCCAACCTCATCCTGGGCATGGGCGAAACCCGCGAAGAAATTTCCGAAGCCCTCCGCGACCTCCACGAAGCAGGCTGCGACCTGATCACCATCACCCAGTACCTGCGCCCCTCCGAACGGCACCTGCCCGTGGACCGCTGGGTCAAACCCCAGGAATTCGTGGACCTCCAGCACGAAGCCCAGGAGATCGGCTTCCTCGGCGTCATGAGCGGACCCCTGGTCCGCTCCTCCTACCGCGCCGGCCGCCTCTGGGCCACCGCCATGCGCAAAAAGGGCCGCGACATCCCCGCCGAACTCGCCCACATCGCCGACGGCATCCAGGACTCCGGCACCACCCGCCAGGAAGCCGCCACCCTCCTCGCAGCCCATTCCTGACCTCCCCTTCGTGAAGTGCCCAAAGGCCGGACGCCGGAAGATTCCAGCGTCCGGCCTTTGGCTTTAAGTCACGTAGAATTGAGGCACTATGGCTAAATCCCCTGACTCCAGCAACTCCACCCCGGCGGGCTCAAGCGCGGTGAAGCGCGGCCTGTTCACGCGCAAGCCGAAGGAAGCAAAGGCCAAGAAGCCCAGCAGGCTTAAGCAGATCGGCGAGGTCTTCACCATGACCCGCCGCCATGACCCCATGGTTCCGTGGCTGATGCTGCTGGTGTTCCTGGGCGTTGTAGCCGTGAGCTTCCTGGTGGGCTTTTGGCTGGACAACTGGATCACGGGCCTGATCATCGGCATTCCGCTTGGCCTGCTGGCGGCCACCTTCATCCTGTCCCGCCGTGCCGAACGTGCTGCGTTCGCCCAGATTGAAAACCAGCCGGGCGCCTCCGGCGCTGCCCTGGGCACGCTCCGCCGTGGCTGGATCACCGAGGAACAGCCTGTGGCTGTCAACCCGCGCACGCAGGATGCCGTGTTCCGCGCTGTTGGGCGTCCCGGCGTCGTCCTTGTCAGTGAAGGCCCCTCCCACCGCGTGAAGCCGCTGCTCGATGCTGAGCGCAAGCGCCTGGCGCGCATCCTGCCCAACGTTCCCGTCCACACCATCCAGACCGGGCGCGGCGAAGGCCAGGTGCCGCTGGGCCAGGTGGCCAAGAAGATGGGCAAGATGAAGAACGAGCTGACCAAGCTGGAGGTCAGCACCGTATCCAAGCGCATTGCCTCGATGGGCACGAGGCTCCCCATTCCCAAGGGCATCGACCCCTACAAGGCCCGTCCCAACCGCGGACGCTAGCTGGTGGAACGCCCCGGTACCGGCCCTGCCGGCCGGGGCGTTTTTTCTTGCGCCTGAACCGCTCGCCCCCGAACGGCATCCGCAATGGCTGACAACAACCACCGGACCCGTGCCTCAAACCTGCGTCAGGAGATGACCATGCCCCTCAGGACAACAGTGATCCGCGCCTTCCGCATCCTTGCCGTGGCCGAAGCCTTCAGTTGGGCGGCGCTCCTGGCCGGGATGTACTTCAAGTGGATTGCCGGCACCACGGAGCTCGGCGTCCAAGTGGCGGGACCTGCGCACGGTGCGCTGTTCGTCGGCTACGGGGTGGCCGCGCTCATGCTGTGGCGCGTGCAGCGCTGGCCGTTCCTGGTGGCCGTGCTGGCCGGTTTCTCCGCCGTGTTCCCGTTCGCCACCCTCCTGTTCGAGCGGTGGGCAGGGCGGCGCGGCTACCTTAGCGCCCCGAAGGTAGAAGTGCCTGCCGGTGAACTTGAGTCCAGCCGGGCATAGGCGAACGTCAGTAACCGTGGAATCCGTTGATGCAGACCCGACATCGCAGACGTCATTCAAGGAACAACCGTCAGCCGGACGTGCCCAGGGCCGCAAACGGATGGTCGCGCTCCTTTCCCTGCTGGGGGCAACGCTGTTCTGGGCCGGCAACTATGTCGTGGGCGCGGGCGCTGTCCAAAGCATCGATCCGCTGAGCCTGGTGGTCCTGCGGTGGGCCATCGCGCTGGTGCCGCTGCTGGTGATAGCCCAGCTGGTGGAGCGGCCCTGCTGGCGGTCGGTCCTCGCCGCGTGGCCGTGGCTGCTCGCGTTGAGCGTGTGCGGGCTGCTCGGCTACAACCTTTTGCTGTACTTCGCCCTGGAGCACACCGATGCCTTCAACGCGTCCCTGATCAACGCTTTCAATCCTGCCCTCATCACGCTGGCTGCCGCGCTCTTCCTGCGGGAACGGCTGACGCCATTGTCGATCGCCGGGGTGCTGACGGCCCTGGCGGGCGTCCTCATCGTCATCAGCGGAGGGGATGCCGGCAGGCTGGTCACCACCGGGTTCGGCACCGGCGAGGTGCTGATGGTTGGTGCCGTGATTGTCTGGACGGCGTACACGGTCATCGGCCGACTGGCCCCAAAAATCCCGCCGATCACAGCCACGGCGGTCCAGGCAGCGGTGGCAGTGGCCCTGCTGGCCCCGGTCCGCTTCGCCACCGGCGGGCTGGCCCTTCCGTCAACGGGCAGTGCACTGGCGTCACTGCTGTTCATCGCCATCTTCCCGTCGGTGCTGTCCTACCTGCTGTGGAACCGCGCCCTGACGGTCCTGCCCGCCGGTGGTGCAGGGGTCTTCCTCAACCTCATCACCGTCTTCACCGCGG
This window encodes:
- a CDS encoding TIGR01777 family oxidoreductase → MHIVMAGASGLLGTSMSAAFRSAGHSVVTLVRRPPANAAEIRWDPAAGVLDPGALAGADAVVNLSGAGIGDKPWTRKRVEELFSSRLGPTRTLVQAMEQLDTPPATFISQSGSNYYGDAGNTVLREDAPRGTGTLAQICVEWEQTALMAPAGVRVVTPRTGVVFSRSGGALGKLLPLLRLGVGGPFGNGRQFWPWVTLPDVSAAFLFLLESPVSGPVNVAALEQSDVNTIVSALGHAVHRPAVLRVPAPVLRTLMPGLAEELLLSSQRMEPAILSSAGFQWQHGRLADAVRWVTRKEGSA
- a CDS encoding serine/threonine-protein kinase, with the protein product MDVAQVPEVAGYDIGRLLGRGGSADVWLARDQRTGREFALKCFRTPGSTTAGGAVISDAVISEEDVRREIRILSVLDHQHLIRAHDAVRVAGSGSGAALTMDYAAGGSLAQLVAVRGRLSVGETVTVLTPIAQALGYLHGKGFTHSDVSPGNVLFTGQGKPMLSDLGVARMLGDPDGAGTAGTGGFLDPSPVDAVRAGLQPGRDVYSAAALGWFCLTGEAPGRTSDRPPLSLLVPGVPKELAAALEAGLNEDRRLRPDALALARSRLSQRGTAARGPLRCRPSHRHARAVDAASRSRCVERQRRQDETPKPAPPGGNVPLVPAAGTSVEKNPAASRNHGGVPRETRGRACCYLREEGAASCRPAGRCRSRSRNLVALGGPRAGAVARERCNRVAAGFHRPIGGRCRRWDGRGGSC
- the lipB gene encoding lipoyl(octanoyl) transferase LipB; this translates as MDAMTLEFSQLGLAPDFIGYMEGWDAQRELHEKVVAGDAPSTVLLLEHAAVYTAGKLTEDHERPSDGTPVVPVDRGGKLTWHGPGQLVAYPILKLKNRAGIRDYVDRLEEIMITVMADYGIKAERIKGRAGVWIKADSKGPDRKIAAIGIRVLNGVTMHGIAINCSNDLAPYGQIIACGITDAGVTSMSLETGREIRPADIADRVVEEFRKHEEALVSSPEGALL
- the lipA gene encoding lipoyl synthase, translating into MTLAPEGRKMLRIEQRNAAVPVERKPEWIKAKVQMGPEFVGLKNLVKKEGLHTVCEEAGCPNIFECWEDKEATFLIGGSECTRRCDFCQIDTGKPSPLDRFEPTKVARSVQAMQLRYATVTGVARDDLEDEGVWLYAETVRKIHELNPGTGVELLIPDFSGKPDHIKAICDSAPEVFAHNVETVPRIFKRIRPAFRYERSLDVITQGRNLGMVTKSNLILGMGETREEISEALRDLHEAGCDLITITQYLRPSERHLPVDRWVKPQEFVDLQHEAQEIGFLGVMSGPLVRSSYRAGRLWATAMRKKGRDIPAELAHIADGIQDSGTTRQEAATLLAAHS
- a CDS encoding DUF4191 domain-containing protein; protein product: MAKSPDSSNSTPAGSSAVKRGLFTRKPKEAKAKKPSRLKQIGEVFTMTRRHDPMVPWLMLLVFLGVVAVSFLVGFWLDNWITGLIIGIPLGLLAATFILSRRAERAAFAQIENQPGASGAALGTLRRGWITEEQPVAVNPRTQDAVFRAVGRPGVVLVSEGPSHRVKPLLDAERKRLARILPNVPVHTIQTGRGEGQVPLGQVAKKMGKMKNELTKLEVSTVSKRIASMGTRLPIPKGIDPYKARPNRGR
- a CDS encoding DUF3817 domain-containing protein, producing the protein MPLRTTVIRAFRILAVAEAFSWAALLAGMYFKWIAGTTELGVQVAGPAHGALFVGYGVAALMLWRVQRWPFLVAVLAGFSAVFPFATLLFERWAGRRGYLSAPKVEVPAGELESSRA
- a CDS encoding DMT family transporter, with translation MESVDADPTSQTSFKEQPSAGRAQGRKRMVALLSLLGATLFWAGNYVVGAGAVQSIDPLSLVVLRWAIALVPLLVIAQLVERPCWRSVLAAWPWLLALSVCGLLGYNLLLYFALEHTDAFNASLINAFNPALITLAAALFLRERLTPLSIAGVLTALAGVLIVISGGDAGRLVTTGFGTGEVLMVGAVIVWTAYTVIGRLAPKIPPITATAVQAAVAVALLAPVRFATGGLALPSTGSALASLLFIAIFPSVLSYLLWNRALTVLPAGGAGVFLNLITVFTAVLTILAGHVHTTAQLMGGAIVIGGVVITNAPSFRRQRQAREMSDARNGTSSA